In the Solanum pennellii chromosome 5, SPENNV200 genome, one interval contains:
- the LOC107020018 gene encoding exocyst complex component EXO70B1-like has product MDKSGATPICDDIDLNRFKYTVSTSHDDDDPCSRLPENVEHFSKIIESRIAKCSSGETPTRLGKMTEEESFFLEAVMHLSKLTNVIAKSPSGSTLLSRTNILLKLAMTFMEEELRTLLEDFGGNSNSKVVKKLQLEDYPWYPPEVVTRMNRIATTMISAGFETACCQVYSISRRNAFYEQMKMLEFEKINVDDVQKMSWDSLEAEITRWINVARNCSNTLFLAERKLGESVFSQSRMISQSLFNNLARSIVIQILDFAEAVSWTKRSAEKLFKYLDIYDAIRDLIHAISESLSINDCEHELKSEILATRDRFGDAVINIFNDLEISIKNDAARTPVPGGAVHPLTRYVMNYLKYACEYKDALEHIFKQHNAMSPSKLKSSVDVAESESPHENAVAETTPLTAQLMTIMELLDANLEAKSNLYRDTSLRDIFLMNNGRYILQKAKGSTEVRQVMGDTWCRRRSTTVRQYHKNYQRETWGKLLQILNHDGMQINGKVTKPIVKERFKNFSTMLDEIHRTQSTWVVSDEQLRSELRVSVSAVLIPAYRSFCGRFRQYLDNTKHADKYIKYQPEDIETLVEGLFDGNPTSMARRKT; this is encoded by the coding sequence ATGGACAAGAGTGGCGCTACTCCAATATGTGATGATATTGATCTAAATCGATTTAAATATACCGTCTCCACATctcatgatgatgatgatcctTGCTCCCGACTCCCCGAAAATGTtgaacatttttcaaaaatcattgAGTCTCGGATTGCGAAATGTAGTTCTGGTGAAACTCCGACTAGATTGGGAAAGATGACAGAGGAAGAATCATTTTTCCTTGAAGCTGTGATGCATTTGTCAAAACTGACGAATGTAATCGCCAAATCTCCATCAGGATCAACGTTGTTAAGTCGAACCAATATTTTGTTGAAACTAGCCATGACTTTCATGGAAGAAGAATTGAGAACGTTATTAGAAGATTTTGGAGGTAATTCTAATTCAAAAGTTGTTAAAAAATTACAACTCGAGGATTATCCATGGTATCCTCCAGAGGTTGTGACGAGAATGAATCGAATTGCAACAACAATGATCTCTGCTGGATTTGAAACAGCTTGTTGTCAAGTGTATTCAATTTCACGAAGAAATGCATTTTATGAGCAAATGAAAATGCTCGAGTTCGAGAAGATAAATGTAGATGATGTGCAGAAAATGTCTTGGGATTCTCTAGAAGCAGAGATCACTAGATGGATCAATGTCGCGAGGAACTGCTCGAATACTCTGTTCCTCGCAGAGAGGAAACTTGGAGAATCAGTTTTCTCCCAGTCTCGAATGATCTCTCAAAGCCTTTTTAACAATCTGGCGCGTTCCATTGTAATACAGATACTTGACTTTGCTGAGGCTGTCTCCTGGACAAAACGCTCCGCGGAGAAGCTCTTCAAATATCTAGACATATATGATGCAATTCGCGATCTCATTCACGCCATAAGTGAATCTCTCTCAATTAATGACTGTGAACACGAATTGAAGTCTGAGATCTTAGCTACAAGAGATAGATTCGGCGATGCTGTCATAAATATATTCAATGATCTCGAAATCTCCATTAAGAACGATGCAGCCAGAACACCGGTCCCTGGTGGTGCAGTGCACCCCCTCACACGTTACGTAATGAATTATCTAAAATACGCTTGTGAGTACAAAGACGCTCTGGAACACATTTTCAAGCAACATAACGCCATGTCACCATCAAAGTTGAAATCATCTGTTGATGTAGCTGAGAGCGAAAGCCCACACGAAAATGCAGTAGCAGAGACGACACCGTTAACAGCACAACTCATGACAATAATGGAGCTGTTGGATGCAAATTTAGAAGCCAAGTCAAACTTGTATAGAGACACTTCGTTGCGCGACATATTCTTGATGAACAACGGTAGATACATCTTACAAAAAGCAAAAGGATCTACAGAGGTCCGTCAAGTGATGGGAGACACGTGGTGTCGAAGAAGATCTACAACCGTGAGGCAATACCACAAGAATTACCAAAGAGAAACATGGGGAAAACTACTACAAATACTAAATCATGATGGAATGCAAATAAATGGGAAGGTGACAAAGCCAATAGTGAAAGAGAGGTTCAAGAATTTCAGCACTATGTTAGATGAAATTCATCGTACGCAGAGCACTTGGGTAGTGAGTGACGAGCAGCTTCGATCAGAGCTCAGAGTTTCTGTATCAGCAGTGTTAATTCCGGCTTATAGATCCTTCTGTGGGAGATTTAGGCAGTATCTAGACAACACAAAACACGCGGACAAGTATATTAAGTATCAGCCAGAAGATATTGAAACATTAGTTGAGGGCCTCTTTGACGGAAATCCTACATCTATGGCACGGAGGAAGACGTAA